One Suncus etruscus isolate mSunEtr1 chromosome 13, mSunEtr1.pri.cur, whole genome shotgun sequence genomic region harbors:
- the LOC126025565 gene encoding 40S ribosomal protein S23-like, giving the protein MGKCCSLRTARKLHSHRRDQKWHDKQYKKAHLGTALKANPFGGASHAKGIVLEKVGVEAKQPNSAIRKCVRVQLIKNGKKITAFVPNDGCLNFIEENKVLVAGFGRKGHAVGDIPGVCFKVVKVANVSLLALYKGKKERPRS; this is encoded by the coding sequence ATGGGTAAGTGTTGCAGTCTTCGTACAGCTCGCAAGCTCCACAGCCACCGGCGAGATCAGAAATGGCACGACAAGCAATACAAGAAAGCACATTTGGGCACAGCCCTGAAGGCCAATCCTTTCGGAGGTGCTTCTCATGCCAAAGGAATTGTGCTGGAGAAAGTTGGTGTTGAGGCCAAACAGCCAAATTCTGCTATTAGGAAATGTGTCCGTGTTCAGCTGATCAAGAACGGCAAGAAAATCACAGCTTTTGTACCAAATGATGGTTGCTTGaatttcattgaggaaaacaaagTTCTGGTTGCTGGATTTGGTCGCAAAGGGCATGCTGTTGGTGACATTCCTGGAGTCTGCTTTAAGGTTGTCAAAGTAGCCAATGTCTCTCTTCTGGCCTTGTataaaggcaagaaagaaagaccAAGATCATAA